One window from the genome of Amaranthus tricolor cultivar Red isolate AtriRed21 chromosome 9, ASM2621246v1, whole genome shotgun sequence encodes:
- the LOC130824035 gene encoding uncharacterized protein LOC130824035, with product MSSQQISRPQNLLAVDEEMVETIDLNESAGQGQQERDIEVIHQIHQSGKPATTGSLLTGAVVSVVNTLQSAKEAITGGKKQ from the exons ATG AGTAGCCAACAGATTAGTAGGCCACAAAATTTGTTAGCAGTAGATGAAGAGATGGTAGAAACAATAGATTTAAATGAATCAGCAGGACAAGGCCAACAAGAAAGGGACATTGAAGTGATTCATCAGATTCACCAATCGGGAAAACCGGCCACCACTGGTAGTTTGTTGACCGGCGCCGTGGTTTCTGTTGTTAACACCCTTCAATCTGCCAAGGAAGCCATCACCGGTGGTAAGAAGCAATAG